A region of Jannaschia sp. W003 DNA encodes the following proteins:
- a CDS encoding alpha/beta hydrolase, which translates to MHDWQTMDRAALDDAYANADHIAGAADYPPRWAAEAAAFREGLGARAETHAYGDHPRQRFDLFHPEGTAKGLAVFVHGGYWRRFDRTDWSHLAAGALAHGHAVAMPGYVLAPEARIREITAMIAQAVASAAARVPGPVRLAGHSAGGHLVARMVMADAHPACAARIATVVPISPVGDLRPLVPQTMNADLRLDAAEAEAESPALGTPIPGPKVFTHVGGDERPAFLWQAERLAEAWHHPLRIHEGRHHFDVIEALADPDSGMVADLLA; encoded by the coding sequence ATGCACGACTGGCAGACAATGGACCGCGCGGCGCTGGACGACGCCTACGCCAACGCCGACCACATCGCGGGGGCCGCCGACTACCCGCCCCGCTGGGCCGCCGAGGCCGCTGCCTTCCGCGAAGGCTTGGGCGCGCGGGCCGAAACCCACGCCTACGGCGACCACCCCCGCCAGCGCTTCGACCTGTTCCACCCCGAGGGCACCGCGAAGGGCCTCGCCGTGTTCGTGCACGGCGGCTACTGGCGCCGCTTCGACCGCACCGACTGGTCGCACCTCGCCGCCGGCGCGCTGGCGCACGGCCATGCGGTGGCGATGCCGGGCTACGTGCTCGCCCCCGAGGCGCGCATCCGGGAGATCACCGCGATGATCGCGCAGGCCGTCGCCTCGGCGGCGGCGCGCGTGCCCGGCCCCGTGCGGCTGGCGGGGCACAGCGCCGGCGGCCACCTCGTGGCGCGCATGGTCATGGCCGACGCCCACCCCGCCTGCGCCGCGCGCATCGCCACCGTCGTGCCGATCTCGCCCGTGGGCGACCTTCGACCCCTCGTGCCGCAGACGATGAACGCCGACCTCCGCCTCGACGCCGCCGAGGCCGAGGCCGAGAGCCCTGCGCTCGGCACGCCCATTCCCGGCCCGAAGGTCTTCACCCACGTCGGCGGAGACGAGCGCCCCGCGTTCCTCTGGCAGGCCGAGCGCCTCGCGGAAGCCTGGCACCACCCCCTGCGCATCCACGAGGGCCGCCACCACTTCGACGTCATCGAGGCGTTGGCCGACCCGGACAGCGGGATGGTCGCCGACCTCCTCGCCTGA
- the hrpB gene encoding ATP-dependent helicase HrpB — MRLPVEEALPALRAALAAGGVAVLQAPPGAGKTTRVPLALLPDVAGRILMLEPRRLATRAAAARMADTLGEPVGQSVGYRMRGDSAVSEATRIEVVTEGILTRMLQRDPELPGVGAVIFDEFHERSLHADLGLALAWEVREALRPDLRVVVMSATLDAEPVAEMLGAPVVTSEGRAFPVERRWRDRPPPDSLRFEAQVAGLVREALESVAGDVLAFLPGEGEIRRCASLLEGCGADVRPLFGAMPFAEQRRAIEPGPRRRVVLATNIAETSLTIEGIRAVVDGGRARRARFDPGSGMSRLVTERVTRAEAAQRAGRAGRVAPGVAFANWTRGEEGGMQAFPPPEIARADLAGLALELAVWGGGDLAFLTPPPEGALREARALLADLGALDDEERITAHGRALAAMPVHPRLGHMLEHGGRGAARLAALLEARLPPGPVDLSPALRSPPPAAAAEAKRLRRFEAGPERTDAQRLALAYPDRVGLRREGEAPRWLLSGGKGAWMDKGEALAGARLLVASDLDGDAREARIRRALPIAEAELREVLGDRIAWVDVCAWSDRDRRVLARQQERLGAIALESRIWHDAPAEALAAAALDGVRRLGLPALDWTRRARLLRARMAVSGLRDVSDEGLAAALDAWLLPALGGVRSAADLGRLDPHDALLDWLGWSERAELDRRAPPSWRTPLGRAVPIDYGGDVPTVSLRVQEVFGETRHPRVGDVPLRMELLSPARRPVAVTQDLPGFWQGGWADVRRDMRGAYPRHPWPEDPSVEAPTVRAKPRS, encoded by the coding sequence GTGCGGCTGCCGGTCGAGGAGGCGCTGCCCGCGCTGCGCGCGGCGCTGGCCGCCGGCGGCGTGGCGGTGCTGCAGGCGCCCCCCGGCGCGGGCAAGACGACGCGGGTGCCGCTGGCCCTGCTGCCGGACGTCGCGGGCCGCATACTCATGCTGGAGCCGCGCCGCCTCGCCACCCGGGCCGCCGCCGCGCGCATGGCCGACACGCTGGGCGAGCCGGTGGGGCAGTCGGTGGGCTACCGGATGCGCGGCGACAGTGCCGTGTCCGAGGCCACCCGCATCGAGGTCGTCACCGAGGGGATCCTGACGCGGATGCTCCAGCGCGACCCGGAGCTGCCGGGCGTGGGCGCGGTGATCTTCGACGAGTTCCACGAGCGCTCGCTCCACGCCGACCTCGGGCTGGCGCTGGCGTGGGAGGTGCGCGAGGCGCTGCGGCCCGACCTGCGGGTGGTGGTGATGTCGGCCACGCTCGACGCGGAGCCGGTGGCCGAGATGCTCGGCGCGCCCGTCGTCACCTCCGAGGGCCGCGCCTTTCCGGTGGAGCGGCGCTGGCGCGACCGCCCGCCGCCCGACTCGTTGCGCTTCGAGGCGCAGGTGGCCGGGCTGGTGCGCGAGGCGCTGGAATCGGTTGCGGGCGACGTGCTGGCCTTCCTGCCCGGCGAGGGCGAGATCCGCCGCTGCGCGAGCCTCTTGGAGGGCTGCGGCGCCGACGTGCGCCCCCTCTTCGGCGCCATGCCCTTCGCCGAGCAGCGCCGCGCCATCGAGCCGGGCCCGCGCCGCCGCGTGGTGCTGGCCACCAACATCGCCGAGACCTCGCTGACCATCGAGGGCATCCGCGCCGTGGTGGACGGAGGCCGGGCGCGCCGCGCCCGCTTCGACCCCGGCTCGGGCATGTCGCGGCTGGTGACGGAGCGCGTGACCCGCGCCGAGGCCGCGCAGCGCGCGGGCCGCGCGGGCCGCGTGGCACCGGGCGTGGCCTTCGCCAACTGGACCCGCGGCGAGGAGGGCGGGATGCAGGCCTTCCCGCCCCCCGAGATCGCCCGCGCCGATCTCGCTGGCCTCGCCCTGGAGCTGGCGGTCTGGGGCGGCGGCGATCTCGCCTTCCTGACGCCCCCGCCCGAGGGCGCCCTGCGCGAGGCGCGGGCGCTGCTCGCGGACCTCGGAGCGCTGGACGATGAGGAGCGCATCACCGCGCACGGGCGGGCGCTGGCGGCGATGCCGGTGCATCCGCGGCTGGGGCACATGTTGGAGCATGGCGGGCGCGGGGCGGCCCGCCTCGCCGCGCTCCTGGAGGCGCGGCTGCCGCCCGGTCCCGTGGACCTCTCCCCCGCCCTGCGCTCCCCGCCCCCCGCCGCCGCGGCCGAGGCCAAGCGGCTTCGGCGCTTCGAGGCGGGGCCGGAGCGCACGGACGCCCAGCGGCTCGCGCTGGCCTATCCCGACCGCGTGGGCCTGCGCCGCGAGGGCGAGGCGCCGCGCTGGCTGCTGTCGGGCGGCAAGGGCGCGTGGATGGACAAGGGTGAGGCGCTGGCGGGCGCGCGGCTGCTGGTGGCCTCGGACCTCGACGGCGACGCGCGCGAGGCCCGCATCCGCCGCGCCCTGCCGATCGCGGAGGCGGAGCTTCGGGAGGTGCTGGGCGACCGGATCGCGTGGGTGGATGTGTGCGCGTGGTCCGACCGGGACCGCCGCGTGCTCGCCCGGCAGCAGGAGCGGCTGGGGGCCATCGCGCTGGAGAGCCGCATCTGGCACGACGCGCCCGCCGAGGCGCTGGCCGCCGCCGCGTTGGACGGCGTGCGGCGGCTGGGCCTGCCAGCGCTGGACTGGACCCGCCGCGCGCGGTTGCTGCGCGCCCGGATGGCGGTGAGCGGCCTGCGCGACGTGTCGGACGAGGGGCTCGCGGCGGCCCTCGATGCCTGGCTGCTGCCGGCGCTGGGGGGCGTGCGCTCGGCCGCCGACCTCGGGCGGCTCGATCCGCACGACGCGCTGCTGGACTGGCTGGGTTGGTCCGAGCGGGCCGAGCTGGACCGCCGCGCGCCCCCCTCCTGGCGCACGCCGCTGGGCCGCGCGGTGCCGATCGACTACGGGGGCGACGTGCCCACCGTCTCCTTGCGCGTGCAGGAGGTGTTCGGCGAGACCCGCCACCCCCGCGTGGGCGACGTGCCCCTGCGCATGGAGCTGCTGTCCCCGGCCCGCCGCCCCGTGGCCGTCACGCAGGACCTGCCGGGGTTCTGGCAGGGGGGCTGGGCGGACGTGCGGCGCGACATGCGGGGAGCCTATCCGCGGCATCCCTGGCCAGAGGACCCTTCGGTGGAGGCGCCGACGGTGCGGGCGAAGCCAAGAAGTTGA
- a CDS encoding DUF3108 domain-containing protein — MRIFLLLALLAAPASAEQLRFDVGMHGVRAAQMVLNGDVSGGGYAVAGQVKGTGLVGAVVDIDYAAEARGAVAGGRLRSGAATLRDRMGDEQGTTAMQWSGGAPRVTQSPGFPREPYDIDAAAQRGAVDPLTALYDLLRTQPRESLCNWTAATFDGRRAARLSVGPPRDAGNGAVRCDAEYRRVAGYEPEEMAERTRYPFSVTYVPAGNAMAAAEMRAATKYGDAVIRRR, encoded by the coding sequence ATGCGCATCTTCCTCCTCCTCGCCCTCCTCGCCGCTCCGGCCTCCGCCGAACAGCTCCGCTTCGACGTCGGGATGCACGGCGTGCGCGCCGCGCAGATGGTCCTGAACGGCGACGTGTCCGGGGGCGGCTACGCCGTCGCGGGGCAGGTCAAGGGCACCGGCCTCGTGGGCGCCGTGGTCGACATCGACTACGCCGCCGAGGCGCGCGGCGCCGTGGCGGGCGGGCGCCTGCGCAGCGGCGCGGCGACCTTGCGCGACCGCATGGGCGACGAGCAGGGCACCACGGCGATGCAGTGGTCCGGGGGCGCGCCGCGCGTGACCCAGTCGCCCGGCTTCCCGCGCGAGCCTTACGACATCGACGCCGCCGCCCAGCGCGGCGCGGTCGATCCGCTGACCGCGCTCTACGACCTGCTGCGCACCCAGCCCCGCGAATCCTTGTGCAACTGGACTGCCGCCACCTTCGACGGCCGCCGCGCCGCGCGCCTGTCGGTCGGCCCGCCGCGGGATGCCGGGAACGGCGCGGTGCGCTGCGACGCCGAATACCGCCGCGTGGCCGGCTACGAGCCCGAGGAGATGGCGGAGCGCACGCGCTACCCCTTCTCGGTCACCTACGTGCCCGCCGGGAACGCCATGGCCGCCGCCGAGATGCGCGCGGCCACCAAGTACGGCGACGCGGTGATCCGGCGCCGGTAG
- the meaB gene encoding methylmalonyl Co-A mutase-associated GTPase MeaB, translating to MDPLHQPLLDGDRRALARAITLVESTRPDHRARAQALLDGLRAEGRESLRIGLSGTPGVGKSTFIEAFGTHLTGQGMRVAVLAVDPSSARTGGSILGDKTRMERLARDPRAFVRPSPSATHLGGVARRTREAIALCEAAGFDAVLVETVGVGQSETVVASMTDLFVLLLAPAGGDELQGVKRGIMEIADMILVNKADGELLATATRTVADYAGALRLLRRRPGDPEGFPKALPVSAVTGEGLPEAWGEMRALADWRRETGHWARTRARQAAHWFEEEVRAGLLARLEGDADARAAMRALAEEVAAGRRAPAAAAAEMLGRLTPPAG from the coding sequence ATGGACCCGCTGCACCAGCCCCTCCTCGACGGCGACCGCCGCGCGCTCGCCCGCGCCATCACGCTGGTCGAGAGCACCCGCCCCGATCACCGCGCCCGGGCGCAAGCGCTGCTCGACGGCCTGCGCGCCGAGGGGCGCGAATCTTTGCGCATCGGCCTCTCGGGCACGCCCGGCGTCGGCAAGTCCACCTTCATCGAGGCGTTCGGCACCCACCTCACGGGGCAGGGGATGCGCGTGGCCGTGCTCGCCGTGGACCCCTCCTCGGCCCGTACCGGCGGCTCGATCCTCGGCGACAAGACCCGCATGGAGCGCCTCGCCCGCGACCCCCGCGCCTTCGTGCGCCCCTCGCCCTCGGCCACGCACCTCGGCGGCGTCGCCCGCCGCACCCGCGAGGCCATCGCCCTGTGCGAGGCCGCGGGCTTCGACGCGGTGCTGGTGGAGACCGTGGGCGTGGGCCAGTCCGAGACCGTGGTGGCCTCGATGACCGACCTCTTCGTGCTGCTGCTGGCGCCTGCGGGCGGCGACGAGCTGCAGGGCGTGAAGCGGGGCATCATGGAGATCGCCGACATGATCCTCGTGAACAAGGCCGACGGCGAGCTGCTCGCCACCGCCACGCGCACCGTCGCGGACTATGCCGGCGCCCTGCGCCTCCTGCGCCGCCGCCCCGGCGACCCCGAGGGCTTCCCCAAGGCGCTGCCGGTCTCGGCCGTCACCGGCGAGGGCCTGCCCGAGGCGTGGGGCGAGATGCGCGCCCTCGCCGACTGGCGCCGCGAGACGGGCCACTGGGCCCGCACCCGCGCCCGCCAGGCGGCCCACTGGTTCGAGGAGGAGGTGCGCGCCGGCCTCCTCGCGCGCCTCGAGGGCGACGCGGACGCGCGCGCCGCCATGCGCGCCCTGGCCGAGGAGGTGGCGGCGGGGCGGCGCGCGCCCGCGGCGGCGGCGGCCGAGATGCTCGGGCGGTTGACACCCCCCGCGGGCTGA
- the rpmB gene encoding 50S ribosomal protein L28 has translation MSRVCELTGKGPMVGNNVSHANNKTRRRFLPNLNDVTLQSEALGRGFKLRISAAALRTVDHRGGLDAFLAKAKDAELSARALKIKRDVAKSSDTAAALEA, from the coding sequence ATGTCGCGCGTCTGCGAACTCACCGGCAAAGGCCCGATGGTCGGCAACAACGTCAGCCACGCCAACAACAAGACCCGTCGCCGCTTCCTGCCCAACCTGAACGACGTGACGCTGCAGTCCGAGGCCCTGGGCCGCGGCTTCAAGCTGCGCATCTCGGCCGCCGCGCTGCGCACCGTCGACCACCGCGGCGGGCTCGACGCCTTCCTCGCCAAGGCCAAGGACGCCGAGCTCTCGGCCCGCGCCCTGAAGATCAAGCGCGACGTCGCCAAGTCGTCGGACACCGCGGCCGCGCTCGAAGCCTGA
- a CDS encoding LysR family transcriptional regulator, whose product MTDWRDMPSLAALRAFEAAARRRSLSAAAAELNVTHAAVSHHVRALEADLGAALLRREGRGMAPTDEGAGLAAALGEGFETIREAVARLRDAEADRPLQLSVTPAFATNWLVPRIGDFWARHPEIDLNILPARQLVDLRRDGVDVAIRFGTGPWPPYAAEVLTDEAFWVVAHPRLVAGWRVEGVGDLMGEDWMMDRALRERTALLAAEGVEEGALRMRLFNSSAMVMSAVREGLGVTLQPCSLVAREVAEGGLVRLLSLESPGLGYHVVTDPRRPSPRTRTLVRWLRRQAPAGSCGGDAKKGP is encoded by the coding sequence ATGACCGACTGGCGCGACATGCCCTCGCTGGCCGCATTGCGGGCCTTCGAGGCGGCGGCCCGGCGGCGGAGCCTGTCGGCCGCGGCGGCGGAGCTGAACGTCACCCACGCCGCCGTGTCGCACCACGTGCGCGCGCTGGAGGCCGACCTCGGCGCCGCGCTCCTGCGCCGCGAGGGGCGCGGCATGGCCCCCACCGACGAGGGCGCGGGCCTGGCGGCAGCGCTCGGCGAGGGGTTCGAGACCATCCGCGAGGCGGTCGCGCGCCTGCGCGACGCCGAGGCGGACCGGCCGCTGCAACTGTCGGTCACGCCGGCCTTCGCCACGAACTGGCTGGTGCCGCGCATCGGCGACTTCTGGGCGCGGCACCCGGAGATCGACCTCAACATCCTGCCCGCGCGCCAGCTCGTGGACCTGCGGCGCGACGGCGTGGACGTGGCGATCCGCTTCGGCACCGGCCCCTGGCCGCCCTACGCCGCCGAGGTGCTGACCGACGAGGCGTTCTGGGTCGTGGCCCATCCCCGGCTGGTGGCGGGGTGGCGCGTCGAAGGGGTCGGGGACCTGATGGGCGAGGACTGGATGATGGACCGCGCGCTGCGCGAGCGCACCGCGCTGCTCGCCGCCGAGGGAGTCGAGGAGGGGGCGTTGCGGATGCGCCTGTTCAACAGCAGCGCCATGGTGATGTCGGCGGTGCGCGAAGGACTGGGCGTCACGCTCCAGCCCTGCTCGCTGGTGGCGCGCGAGGTGGCAGAGGGCGGGCTGGTGCGCCTCCTGTCGCTGGAGAGCCCGGGGCTGGGCTACCACGTCGTCACCGACCCGCGGCGCCCCTCGCCGCGCACGCGCACGCTGGTGCGGTGGCTGCGGCGGCAGGCGCCGGCCGGGTCGTGCGGGGGGGACGCGAAAAAGGGCCCCTGA
- a CDS encoding NAD-dependent deacylase: MGIVILSGAGLSAESGLGTFRDRGGIWSRYDLAEVATPEGFARDPAKVLGFYDARRANMAAARPNAAHRALARLSGRVDVTLVTQNVDDMLERAGARDVVHMHGELARALCAACGARWDAPKVLAPGAPCPACGAPGARPDVVWFGEMPYHMDRIEAALERASLFVSIGTSGEVYPAAGFVELARMAGAHTLELNLEASGGRFAEVREGPATALVPAWVDEVTGAAPR; this comes from the coding sequence ATGGGAATCGTGATCCTGTCGGGCGCCGGCCTGAGCGCGGAATCGGGTCTGGGCACGTTCCGCGACCGGGGCGGGATCTGGTCGCGCTACGACCTCGCCGAGGTGGCGACGCCCGAGGGCTTCGCCCGCGATCCCGCGAAGGTGCTGGGCTTCTACGACGCGCGGCGGGCCAACATGGCGGCCGCCCGTCCCAACGCGGCGCACCGGGCGCTGGCGCGCCTGTCGGGGCGCGTGGACGTGACGCTCGTGACCCAGAACGTCGACGACATGCTGGAGCGGGCGGGCGCGCGGGACGTGGTGCACATGCACGGCGAGCTGGCCCGGGCGCTCTGCGCGGCCTGCGGGGCGCGGTGGGACGCGCCAAAGGTGCTCGCCCCCGGCGCCCCCTGCCCCGCCTGCGGCGCGCCCGGCGCGCGCCCCGACGTCGTGTGGTTCGGCGAGATGCCCTATCACATGGACCGCATCGAGGCGGCGCTGGAGCGGGCCTCGCTGTTCGTCTCGATCGGCACCAGCGGCGAGGTCTATCCCGCCGCCGGCTTCGTGGAGCTGGCGCGGATGGCCGGCGCCCACACGCTGGAGCTGAACCTCGAGGCGTCGGGCGGGCGCTTCGCGGAGGTGCGCGAGGGGCCGGCGACCGCGCTGGTGCCGGCCTGGGTGGACGAGGTGACGGGGGCGGCCCCGCGCTGA
- a CDS encoding low molecular weight phosphotyrosine protein phosphatase, which yields MRILLVCYGNICRSPVAAAMLRALHPDWEVRSAGISPEINRPVHPPMARAAAAEGIELGPAFSRSVAADDLASYDRIVALDGAVLEALRERPGGERAEAFAEATGLGRDVPDPYYSGDFAGTLAVLREGLPKL from the coding sequence ATGCGTATCCTCCTCGTATGTTACGGCAACATCTGCCGCTCGCCCGTCGCCGCCGCCATGCTGCGCGCCCTGCATCCCGACTGGGAGGTGCGCAGCGCCGGCATCAGCCCCGAGATCAACCGCCCCGTCCATCCGCCCATGGCGCGGGCCGCCGCCGCCGAGGGCATCGAGCTCGGGCCCGCGTTCTCGCGCAGCGTCGCCGCCGACGACCTCGCATCCTACGACCGGATCGTGGCGCTCGACGGCGCGGTGCTGGAGGCGCTGCGCGAGCGGCCCGGCGGCGAGCGCGCCGAGGCCTTCGCCGAGGCCACGGGCCTCGGGCGCGACGTGCCCGACCCCTACTACTCGGGCGACTTCGCCGGAACGCTGGCGGTGCTGCGCGAGGGCCTGCCGAAGCTGTAG
- the lepA gene encoding translation elongation factor 4, with the protein MDLSRIRNFSIVAHIDHGKSTLADRLIQETNTVALRDMKEQLLDAMDIERERGITIKANTVRIDFTAADGQDYVLNLIDTPGHVDFAYEVSRSMRAVEGSLLVVDSTQGVEAQTLANVYQAIDADHEIVPVLNKIDLPASEPDRVREQIEDVIGLDASDALLVSAKTGEGIRETLQAIVDRLPAPQGDADAPLKAMLVDSWYDAYLGVIVLVRIKDGCLRKGDRVRFMSNNTVHHVDRIGVFRPPMTEIDVLGPGEIGFLTASIKQVRDTRVGDTITHEKKGATQALPGFKPSQPVVFCGLFPVDSAQFEDLRDAIEKLALNDASFSHEVESSAALGFGFRCGFLGLLHLEVIRDRLEREYDIDLITTAPSVVYHVHMRDGEMRELHNPADMPDLTHVDHVEEPRIKATILVPDEYLGDVLKLCQDRRGIQMDLTYAGPRAMVVYDLPLNEVVFDFYDRLKSVTKGYASFDYQMIGYREDALVKMQVLVNEEPVDALSMMVHRDRAETRGRAMVEKLKELIPRHMFKIPIQAAIGGRVVARETLSAMRKDVTAKCYGGDMTRKKKLLEKQKAGKKKMRQFGKVEIPQSAFINALKMDS; encoded by the coding sequence ATGGACCTCTCGCGCATCCGCAACTTCTCGATCGTCGCCCACATCGACCACGGCAAGTCCACGCTCGCCGACCGGCTGATCCAGGAGACCAACACCGTCGCCCTGCGCGACATGAAGGAGCAGCTCCTCGATGCCATGGACATCGAGCGCGAGCGCGGCATCACCATCAAGGCCAACACCGTCCGCATCGACTTCACCGCCGCCGACGGTCAGGACTACGTGCTCAACCTCATCGACACCCCCGGCCACGTGGACTTCGCCTACGAGGTCTCGCGCTCCATGCGCGCCGTCGAGGGCTCGCTCCTCGTGGTCGACTCGACCCAGGGCGTGGAGGCCCAGACCCTCGCCAACGTCTACCAGGCCATCGACGCCGACCACGAGATCGTGCCCGTCCTCAACAAGATCGACCTCCCCGCCTCCGAGCCCGACCGCGTGCGCGAGCAGATCGAGGACGTGATCGGCCTCGACGCCTCGGACGCCCTCCTCGTCTCCGCCAAGACCGGCGAGGGCATCCGCGAGACCCTCCAGGCCATCGTCGACCGCCTGCCGGCCCCCCAGGGCGACGCCGACGCCCCCCTCAAGGCCATGCTGGTCGATTCGTGGTACGACGCCTACCTCGGCGTGATCGTCCTCGTGCGCATCAAGGACGGATGCTTGCGCAAGGGCGACCGCGTCCGCTTCATGTCGAACAACACCGTCCACCACGTCGACCGCATCGGCGTGTTCCGCCCCCCCATGACCGAGATCGACGTGCTCGGCCCCGGCGAGATCGGCTTCCTGACAGCGTCCATCAAGCAGGTCCGCGACACCCGCGTCGGCGACACCATCACCCACGAGAAGAAGGGCGCGACGCAAGCGCTGCCCGGCTTCAAGCCCTCGCAGCCCGTCGTCTTCTGCGGCCTCTTCCCGGTCGACTCGGCCCAGTTCGAGGACCTGCGCGACGCCATCGAGAAGCTCGCCCTCAACGACGCCAGCTTCTCGCACGAGGTGGAATCCTCCGCCGCTCTCGGCTTCGGCTTCCGCTGCGGCTTCCTCGGGCTCCTGCACCTCGAGGTGATCCGCGACCGGCTCGAGCGCGAGTACGACATCGACCTCATCACCACCGCGCCCAGCGTCGTCTACCACGTGCACATGCGCGACGGCGAGATGCGCGAGTTGCACAACCCCGCCGACATGCCCGACCTCACCCACGTGGACCACGTCGAGGAGCCGCGCATCAAGGCCACCATCCTCGTGCCCGACGAGTACCTCGGCGACGTGCTCAAGCTCTGCCAGGACCGGCGCGGCATCCAGATGGACCTCACCTATGCCGGCCCCCGCGCCATGGTGGTCTACGACCTGCCCCTCAACGAGGTGGTGTTCGACTTCTACGACCGGCTGAAGTCGGTCACGAAGGGGTACGCCAGCTTCGACTACCAGATGATCGGCTACCGCGAGGACGCACTGGTGAAGATGCAGGTGCTCGTCAACGAGGAGCCGGTCGACGCCCTCTCGATGATGGTCCATCGCGACCGCGCCGAGACCCGCGGCCGCGCCATGGTCGAGAAGCTCAAGGAGCTGATCCCCCGCCACATGTTCAAGATCCCCATCCAGGCCGCCATCGGAGGCCGCGTCGTCGCCCGCGAGACCTTGTCCGCGATGCGCAAGGACGTGACCGCGAAGTGCTATGGGGGCGACATGACCCGCAAGAAGAAGCTTTTGGAGAAGCAGAAGGCGGGGAAGAAGAAGATGCGGCAGTTCGGGAAGGTCGAAATCCCCCAGAGCGCCTTCATCAACGCGTTGAAGATGGATAGCTGA
- a CDS encoding cytochrome b codes for MADISTATPHDLDRRPEGRYHTAQITAHWTIVFLVAFQFLTGISGMSAAYEAGVAAGELPPAGIIWVHGMLGTTILLVMLGRLALRRQHGAPPPPDTEPDWLQKISRGVHYAFYVFLIAMPLAGMGALWLKQGWLGALHALSAWILLALIVAHIAGALWHASKRDGVIGRILRGNSMP; via the coding sequence ATGGCCGACATCAGCACCGCCACGCCGCACGACCTCGACCGCCGCCCCGAGGGCCGCTACCACACCGCGCAGATCACCGCGCACTGGACGATCGTGTTTCTCGTGGCATTCCAGTTCCTTACCGGCATCTCCGGCATGTCCGCCGCCTACGAGGCCGGGGTCGCCGCCGGCGAGCTGCCCCCCGCCGGAATCATCTGGGTCCACGGCATGCTCGGCACCACGATCCTGCTCGTGATGCTCGGCCGCCTCGCCCTGCGCCGCCAGCACGGCGCGCCCCCGCCGCCCGACACCGAGCCCGACTGGCTCCAGAAGATCAGCCGCGGCGTGCACTACGCCTTCTACGTGTTCCTGATCGCCATGCCGCTCGCGGGCATGGGGGCGCTATGGCTCAAGCAGGGCTGGCTCGGCGCGCTCCACGCGCTCTCGGCGTGGATCCTGCTCGCCCTCATCGTGGCCCACATCGCGGGCGCGCTGTGGCACGCGAGCAAGCGCGACGGCGTGATCGGCCGCATCCTGCGCGGCAACTCCATGCCCTGA
- a CDS encoding VOC family protein, producing MRWSIHHVNLETRDVRRAAAFYTEVLGMREQPWRFPKARGYLPGEPDRLALLGDGRDGHSGLHLIAPDPEFAERNGLAFNPSVGGHVAIQVPDLAAVIRRLEAAGIPHSVTGEFAIPGLRHVYLEDPEGNLLEINGPA from the coding sequence ATGCGCTGGTCGATCCACCACGTGAACCTGGAGACGCGCGACGTGCGCCGGGCGGCGGCGTTCTACACCGAGGTGTTGGGGATGCGCGAGCAGCCGTGGCGCTTTCCGAAGGCGCGCGGCTACCTGCCGGGCGAGCCCGACCGGCTGGCGCTCTTGGGCGACGGGCGGGACGGGCATTCGGGGCTGCACCTGATCGCGCCCGACCCGGAGTTCGCGGAGCGCAACGGGCTGGCGTTCAACCCCTCGGTGGGCGGGCACGTGGCGATCCAGGTGCCCGACCTCGCGGCGGTGATCCGGCGGCTGGAGGCGGCCGGCATCCCGCATTCGGTGACGGGCGAGTTCGCGATCCCGGGGCTGCGGCACGTCTACCTGGAGGACCCCGAGGGGAACCTCCTGGAGATCAACGGACCGGCCTGA